The following proteins are encoded in a genomic region of Rhodoferax aquaticus:
- a CDS encoding ABC transporter substrate-binding protein: MKKLLLALAVTSVLAACGKKEEAAPAPAPAAPAAAPAAAAPEPAVIKIAIDPTYEPFTFKSADGKPTGFDVDIANALCDQMKRKCEFVEQVWDSMIPGLNAKKYDVIISSMSITDDRMKEVDFTDKYYNTPSRIVLKKGTKFTDAASIKGKKIGVLKGSTQEKYAMGDLKPAGVVVNSYEAQDQVYLDIKSGRLDGTVADFMEVTGGFLSKPEGAKFELVGPDLKEPKYFGYGAGIALRKGEDKLKADFNEAIKAIRAAGTYKTINDKYFSKFGIDVYGE, encoded by the coding sequence ATGAAAAAGCTTCTGCTGGCACTGGCAGTGACCTCCGTATTGGCCGCATGCGGCAAAAAAGAAGAAGCAGCACCAGCTCCGGCCCCTGCAGCCCCTGCCGCAGCGCCTGCTGCAGCTGCACCCGAACCAGCGGTCATCAAGATCGCCATTGACCCTACCTACGAGCCCTTCACATTTAAGTCTGCAGACGGCAAGCCAACAGGTTTTGACGTAGACATCGCCAACGCTTTGTGCGACCAAATGAAACGCAAGTGTGAGTTCGTGGAGCAAGTCTGGGACAGCATGATCCCTGGCCTCAATGCCAAGAAGTACGACGTCATCATTTCCTCCATGTCCATCACCGATGACCGCATGAAAGAAGTGGACTTCACCGACAAGTACTACAACACGCCTAGCCGCATTGTGTTGAAAAAAGGCACTAAATTCACAGACGCTGCCTCGATCAAGGGCAAGAAGATTGGCGTTTTGAAAGGTTCTACCCAAGAGAAGTACGCCATGGGTGACTTGAAGCCTGCTGGTGTGGTGGTTAACTCCTACGAAGCACAAGACCAAGTGTATTTGGACATCAAGTCTGGCCGCTTGGACGGTACAGTTGCTGACTTCATGGAAGTCACCGGTGGCTTCTTGTCCAAGCCTGAAGGTGCCAAGTTTGAGTTGGTTGGCCCTGACTTGAAAGAGCCAAAGTACTTTGGTTACGGCGCTGGTATTGCATTGCGCAAGGGTGAAGACAAGCTCAAGGCTGACTTCAACGAAGCGATCAAAGCCATTCGCGCCGCTGGTACTTACAAGACCATCAACGACAAGTACTTCAGCAAGTTTGGTATTGACGTTTACGGCGAATAA
- a CDS encoding ABC transporter ATP-binding protein, producing MTSKPIKLQVKNIHKRFGANEVLKGVSLTAHAGDVISIIGSSGSGKSTFLRCINLLEKPHKGRILVAGEELKMAPSSNGELMPVEAKQLQRMRTKLAMVFQHFNLWAHMTVLQNIIEAPVHVLGVSRDEAIATARKYLARVDLAGMEDRYPAHMSGGQQQRVAIARALAIEPEVMLFDEPTSALDPELVSEVLKVMKNLALEGRTMVVVTHEMGFAREVSNHLIFLHKGCIEEQGAPSEVLSAPKSERLAQFLSGSLK from the coding sequence ATGACGTCCAAGCCCATCAAACTACAAGTTAAAAACATCCACAAGCGATTTGGCGCAAACGAAGTGCTCAAAGGTGTCTCGCTCACCGCGCACGCGGGTGACGTTATTAGCATAATTGGTAGTTCCGGCTCTGGCAAAAGTACATTTCTGCGCTGCATCAACCTGCTGGAAAAGCCGCACAAGGGTCGCATCTTGGTAGCCGGTGAAGAACTCAAGATGGCGCCGAGCTCCAACGGAGAGTTAATGCCGGTGGAAGCCAAACAACTCCAACGCATGCGCACCAAGTTGGCCATGGTGTTCCAACACTTCAACCTGTGGGCACACATGACTGTGTTGCAGAACATTATTGAAGCGCCGGTGCATGTGCTGGGCGTCTCACGCGATGAGGCCATTGCCACAGCCCGCAAGTACTTGGCCCGGGTAGACCTCGCAGGTATGGAAGACCGGTATCCGGCCCACATGAGCGGAGGGCAACAACAACGTGTTGCTATTGCGCGCGCCTTGGCCATTGAGCCGGAAGTTATGCTGTTTGACGAACCCACCAGTGCTCTAGATCCTGAGCTGGTGTCGGAAGTACTCAAGGTGATGAAGAACTTGGCTTTGGAGGGGCGCACGATGGTGGTAGTCACCCATGAAATGGGGTTTGCTCGTGAGGTTTCCAACCATTTGATATTCCTGCACAAAGGCTGCATCGAAGAACAGGGGGCTCCTTCCGAGGTCTTGTCTGCACCCAAGAGTGAACGCTTGGCACAGTTTCTGTCTGGCAGTTTGAAATAG
- a CDS encoding YgiQ family radical SAM protein, producing the protein MNALVDVSFFPRAAKPLSSYRKYWAARFGNAPFFPMSRSEMDKLGWDSCDIIIVTGDAYVDHPSFGMSVIGRMLEAQGFRVGIIAQPDWTSADAFKALGKPNLFWGVTAGNMDSMINRYTADRKIRSDDAYTPGDIGGKRPDRAAIVYSQRCREAFKDVPVVLGGIEGSLRRIAHYDYWSDKVRRSVVVDAKCDLLLYGNAERAIVEIAHRLASKEPVERITDVRGTAFVRRSDDETGKGWFEIDSTSVDEPGRVEAHVNPYMTTSEQAAEQGTTCAKEDEAKQVAENATKEGAARAGLAALKLETGTTGEVNASIKPLTFMANPSLPSGKGKLRVPPRDRSVIRLPSYEQVKSDPVLYAHANRVLHLETNPGNARALVQAHGEGATARDVWINPPPIPLTTSEMDLVFDLPYARSPHPSYADENGSHEHSTKIPAWEMIRFSVNIMRGCFGGCTFCSITEHEGRIIQSRSEDSVIKEIEDIRDKVKGFTGTISDLGGPTANMYRLGCRSPEIEAACRKPSCVYPGICQNLTTDHGPLIKMYRRGRALKGIKKILIGSGLRYDLAVKSPEYVKELVQHHVGGYLKIAPEHTEQGPLTKMMKPGIGSYDKFKTLFEKFSAEAGKKQFLIPYFIAAHPGTTDEDMMNLAIWLKKNGFRADQVQTFYPSPMATATAMYHSGRNTLRKVRRQVESDEETVDIVRGEKRRRLHKAFLRYHDANNWPLLREALKTMGRADLIGNGKHHLIPTFQPLGDGGYQTARKKNSTVAPTKAAAPVKGRMLTQHTGLPPRVTGAAKPAPKLVRKAR; encoded by the coding sequence ATGAACGCACTTGTTGACGTCTCTTTCTTTCCACGCGCCGCTAAGCCGCTGTCCAGTTACCGAAAGTATTGGGCTGCTCGCTTTGGCAACGCGCCCTTTTTCCCTATGAGTCGCAGTGAGATGGACAAACTGGGATGGGACAGTTGCGACATCATTATTGTGACTGGCGACGCCTACGTAGATCACCCGAGCTTTGGAATGTCGGTCATTGGGCGTATGTTAGAGGCGCAAGGCTTTCGCGTGGGCATCATTGCACAACCCGATTGGACCAGCGCAGACGCTTTCAAGGCGTTGGGTAAGCCGAATCTGTTTTGGGGTGTTACCGCTGGCAATATGGACTCCATGATTAACCGTTACACGGCGGACCGCAAGATTCGCAGTGATGACGCTTACACGCCGGGGGACATAGGGGGCAAGCGGCCCGATCGTGCAGCAATTGTGTACAGCCAACGTTGCCGCGAGGCATTTAAAGATGTGCCAGTGGTCTTAGGGGGCATTGAAGGAAGCCTGCGCCGCATTGCGCATTACGATTACTGGAGCGATAAAGTCCGCCGTAGCGTCGTGGTCGACGCCAAATGTGACCTGCTGTTGTACGGGAATGCAGAGCGGGCTATTGTGGAAATCGCGCATCGCTTGGCGTCTAAAGAACCAGTTGAACGCATTACCGATGTGCGAGGCACCGCTTTTGTGCGTCGCTCGGATGACGAGACGGGTAAAGGTTGGTTTGAGATTGACTCTACCAGCGTGGATGAACCGGGTAGGGTAGAGGCCCACGTCAATCCCTACATGACCACCTCTGAGCAGGCTGCAGAGCAGGGCACTACCTGCGCAAAAGAAGACGAAGCTAAGCAAGTGGCTGAAAATGCTACTAAAGAAGGAGCGGCTCGCGCAGGTTTGGCGGCGCTTAAGCTTGAGACCGGTACCACTGGCGAAGTGAATGCCTCCATCAAGCCACTCACCTTCATGGCCAATCCATCGCTGCCCAGCGGTAAAGGCAAGTTACGTGTGCCGCCACGCGACCGATCGGTGATTCGTTTGCCTAGTTATGAACAGGTGAAGAGTGATCCTGTGTTGTACGCCCATGCCAACCGGGTTCTGCACTTGGAAACCAATCCCGGCAATGCACGCGCTTTGGTGCAAGCACATGGGGAAGGGGCCACCGCGCGTGATGTTTGGATCAACCCGCCCCCTATTCCGCTGACCACGTCAGAGATGGACCTGGTCTTTGATCTACCCTACGCGCGCAGCCCACACCCCAGCTATGCGGACGAAAACGGCAGCCACGAGCACAGCACCAAGATTCCCGCTTGGGAGATGATTCGCTTTAGTGTCAACATCATGCGAGGGTGCTTTGGTGGGTGTACGTTCTGCTCCATTACCGAACATGAAGGCCGGATCATTCAAAGCCGTTCGGAAGACTCTGTGATCAAAGAAATCGAGGACATTCGCGACAAGGTCAAAGGGTTCACGGGCACTATTTCCGATTTGGGCGGCCCGACAGCCAATATGTACCGCTTAGGCTGCCGTAGCCCTGAGATCGAGGCTGCTTGCCGCAAACCTAGCTGCGTCTACCCCGGCATTTGTCAGAATTTGACCACGGACCACGGCCCGTTGATCAAGATGTACCGCCGAGGGCGTGCGCTCAAGGGTATCAAGAAGATATTGATCGGCTCCGGCCTGCGTTACGACTTGGCAGTCAAAAGCCCTGAGTACGTCAAAGAATTGGTGCAGCACCATGTGGGTGGCTATCTCAAGATTGCGCCTGAACACACCGAACAGGGGCCTCTCACGAAAATGATGAAGCCGGGCATTGGCTCCTACGACAAGTTCAAAACCTTGTTTGAGAAGTTCAGTGCGGAAGCCGGCAAGAAGCAGTTTTTGATACCGTACTTCATCGCCGCCCATCCCGGGACCACCGACGAAGATATGATGAACTTGGCCATCTGGCTCAAGAAAAACGGGTTCCGTGCGGACCAAGTGCAGACGTTCTATCCCAGTCCTATGGCCACCGCTACCGCCATGTACCACTCAGGGCGCAATACCTTGCGCAAGGTCCGGCGTCAGGTGGAAAGCGATGAGGAAACCGTGGACATCGTGCGCGGCGAGAAACGCCGTCGCTTGCACAAAGCCTTTTTGCGTTACCACGACGCCAACAACTGGCCCTTGCTGCGTGAGGCACTTAAAACCATGGGCCGGGCCGATCTGATTGGCAATGGCAAGCACCATTTGATCCCAACCTTTCAGCCCTTGGGTGACGGCGGTTACCAAACTGCGCGCAAGAAAAACTCGACGGTTGCGCCAACCAAAGCTGCGGCGCCGGTGAAAGGACGCATGCTGACCCAGCATACAGGCTTGCCGCCACGGGTCACAGGCGCCGCTAAACCTGCTCCAAAGTTGGTGCGCAAAGCACGCTAA
- a CDS encoding succinylglutamate desuccinylase/aspartoacylase family protein: MQRVDHPLLSQSLGSQKTLTSFHYGNAGEGKKIYIQASLHAEELPGMLVAHKLRSLLEAEETAGRIQGEIVLVPVANPIGLSQRLDHKPMGRFELESSENFNRHYPDFAKAIAPQVKEALGNDPAHNVQVIRQAMAAYLHNWKPSTELQSLRHRLLNLAFDADQVLDLHCDCEGVMHFYTEESCWPTLEPLAYFLHSEAILLAKGSGGGPFDECLSGVWWQLSEQLKAQGCNSPIPQGCCTTTIELRGEADVGHAWAQADAAAILHYLQHMEVLASSTKPLVPPAKCKATPLAGSETLYAPAAGLVVFAAKPGQYLKVGDLLAEVIDPLTPTVHSVLAGVEGVLYAHIRERYVLAGGELAKIAGAIPFRTGELLGF, from the coding sequence ATGCAGCGCGTTGACCACCCCCTACTCTCCCAAAGCTTGGGAAGCCAAAAAACCCTGACCAGTTTTCATTATGGAAACGCTGGCGAGGGCAAGAAGATCTATATACAAGCCAGTCTCCATGCCGAAGAGCTGCCGGGCATGTTGGTTGCGCACAAACTGCGCAGCTTACTAGAGGCGGAGGAAACTGCGGGCCGCATACAAGGTGAAATCGTCTTGGTCCCGGTTGCCAATCCCATTGGCTTGTCTCAGCGTTTAGACCATAAACCGATGGGGCGTTTCGAACTAGAGTCTTCCGAGAACTTTAACCGCCATTACCCTGACTTTGCGAAGGCAATTGCACCACAAGTGAAAGAAGCGCTTGGCAATGACCCCGCCCATAACGTTCAGGTCATTCGACAAGCAATGGCGGCTTATCTCCATAACTGGAAGCCCTCCACGGAACTACAAAGCCTACGCCATCGCCTGTTGAATCTAGCCTTTGATGCAGACCAAGTACTCGATCTGCACTGCGACTGTGAAGGCGTTATGCATTTCTATACGGAAGAAAGCTGTTGGCCCACCTTGGAGCCCTTGGCTTATTTTCTCCATAGCGAGGCCATTTTGCTCGCGAAAGGTTCCGGAGGCGGTCCCTTTGACGAGTGTTTATCGGGTGTTTGGTGGCAATTGAGTGAGCAACTTAAGGCACAAGGCTGTAACTCACCGATACCCCAAGGTTGTTGCACCACCACGATTGAACTGCGCGGCGAAGCGGATGTCGGCCACGCTTGGGCCCAAGCCGACGCAGCGGCAATCCTCCATTACTTGCAACACATGGAGGTCTTAGCCAGCTCCACAAAGCCCCTAGTACCACCGGCCAAGTGCAAGGCTACGCCGCTGGCAGGCTCTGAAACCTTGTACGCACCTGCAGCAGGGCTTGTCGTTTTTGCGGCAAAACCTGGGCAATACCTCAAAGTTGGAGATCTATTGGCCGAAGTCATTGATCCGCTCACTCCCACTGTGCACTCCGTGTTAGCTGGCGTTGAGGGTGTGTTGTATGCCCACATACGAGAACGCTACGTACTCGCCGGGGGGGAACTGGCAAAAATTGCTGGAGCTATCCCCTTTAGAACTGGTGAGCTTTTGGGCTTTTAG
- a CDS encoding ABC transporter permease: protein MKWHVIFEPQNIDLYATGIVTTLGLLFSSLAIGAVLALVFALLLTGPWAPMRWLVGGYTYVIRGTPLLIQVYLIYYGLGQLEWIQARWDDVWPWTHFKEPFFCALLAFSLNTAGYTAEMLAGAIRETNAGEIEAAQSFGMSRFQVMLRVVLPSAMRRTLPAYSNEVVMMLQSTSLASAVPSMLDITAAASRVYSDYYLPFEAYLAAAAIYLVATFCLIAVFKLAENRFLAYLAPRKN from the coding sequence ATGAAGTGGCATGTCATATTTGAGCCGCAAAACATTGACCTGTACGCCACTGGAATCGTCACCACCTTAGGGTTGTTGTTTTCGTCCCTGGCGATTGGGGCTGTTTTGGCGTTGGTTTTTGCGCTCCTACTCACAGGTCCTTGGGCTCCCATGCGTTGGCTTGTAGGCGGATACACCTACGTTATCAGAGGCACCCCACTGCTCATACAGGTGTACTTGATCTACTACGGTTTGGGGCAATTGGAATGGATTCAGGCCCGTTGGGATGACGTGTGGCCTTGGACGCACTTCAAAGAACCATTTTTCTGTGCCCTGCTTGCGTTCAGTCTCAACACTGCGGGTTACACAGCAGAAATGTTAGCTGGTGCTATTCGCGAAACGAATGCCGGCGAAATTGAGGCAGCTCAGTCCTTTGGCATGAGCCGCTTTCAAGTGATGCTACGTGTGGTGCTTCCCAGCGCAATGCGCAGAACTTTGCCTGCGTACAGCAACGAAGTGGTCATGATGCTGCAAAGCACCAGTTTGGCCAGCGCAGTGCCTTCCATGCTAGACATAACTGCTGCTGCTAGCCGGGTGTATTCCGACTATTACCTTCCATTTGAAGCCTATTTGGCGGCAGCGGCTATTTATTTGGTCGCTACGTTCTGTTTGATCGCGGTATTCAAACTCGCTGAAAACCGTTTCCTTGCTTACCTTGCGCCCCGCAAAAACTAA
- a CDS encoding acyltransferase, protein MLNFLPALVIWIIASTLMVCNALFWVPILLAFALIKFVLPFKRIRLVIDPILLFIAESWISGNSAWMALTQRTHWDVQGIDNLDAHSWYMVNSNHQSWVDILVLQHLLNRRIPLLKFFIKQELIWVPVMGLAWWALDFPFMRRHSEEFLRKHPELRGKDQETTRKACEKFALIPTSVMSFMEGTRFTPAKHAKQQSPYRHLLKPKAGGVALALNAMGERFQAVLDVTIVYPDGAPTFSSFLAGRMHRVVVRVRRLPVPQDLMVGDYGKDAAYREAFSQWVQQLWREKDTQISQILSALPPSTKQ, encoded by the coding sequence ATGCTGAATTTCTTGCCCGCCCTTGTGATTTGGATCATCGCCAGCACCCTCATGGTGTGCAATGCGCTCTTTTGGGTGCCGATTTTGTTGGCGTTCGCGCTCATTAAGTTTGTATTGCCGTTCAAGCGCATACGGCTAGTCATTGACCCCATCCTTCTCTTTATTGCCGAATCATGGATAAGCGGCAATAGCGCGTGGATGGCTCTCACACAACGCACACATTGGGATGTTCAAGGCATCGACAACTTGGATGCGCACAGCTGGTACATGGTCAACAGCAACCACCAATCGTGGGTAGACATCTTGGTACTGCAACATCTATTGAATCGGCGAATTCCCTTGCTTAAATTCTTCATCAAGCAAGAACTGATCTGGGTTCCTGTCATGGGCTTGGCGTGGTGGGCGTTGGACTTCCCGTTTATGCGCAGGCACAGCGAAGAGTTCTTGAGAAAGCACCCTGAGCTGCGGGGCAAAGACCAAGAAACCACCCGCAAAGCCTGTGAAAAGTTCGCCCTAATTCCAACTAGTGTCATGAGCTTCATGGAAGGTACGCGCTTTACCCCTGCTAAGCACGCCAAGCAGCAATCACCGTATCGCCACCTTTTGAAGCCCAAGGCGGGCGGCGTTGCCTTGGCACTGAACGCCATGGGTGAGCGGTTCCAAGCCGTTTTGGATGTCACTATTGTGTACCCCGATGGCGCGCCAACCTTTAGCAGTTTTTTGGCAGGCCGTATGCATCGGGTTGTGGTGCGCGTGCGCAGACTACCTGTCCCTCAAGACTTGATGGTCGGTGACTACGGCAAAGATGCTGCATACCGCGAGGCTTTTTCTCAGTGGGTGCAACAGCTTTGGCGAGAGAAAGATACCCAGATTAGCCAAATACTCAGTGCCTTACCCCCAAGCACCAAGCAGTAA
- a CDS encoding sensor domain-containing diguanylate cyclase — MSSVDLSTLFEHLPIGAYRIAPNGSIWHVNAALLRLNGYASENEMRRDVGEVVPNPYAIPARRQEFLELLYSRGSITNFESEMVRYKSGEHWWAREHAHTVRDEDGNLLYYEGTIEDITSERAAQFRLDQRESLLYNVLQTIPDHVWLKDTSGVYVTCNEAFAERLKIQPAALIGTRDADWVGEEIAQQFLTTDQLVMRTGTSVTFEEGYESTINPKGELHEVVKTPMRDGLGNIIGVLGMARSIQQRKDAEALLRDTTEQLELAIMGADLGRWNHDLTHEKGYFLDERACKMLGRDPRESEKGRAWGHLIHPDDLTATLQAMRAHLSGHADAYEVDYRARHTDGHWIWLSSRGKVVQFDREGNPQRMVGTLMDISGRKQAEAELRATQSELQATLNALPDQLFELSADGRYRAVHSREEEDTLYASKFILNKVVTEVLPKDAAEAFLSALNEAQAKGRSTGHQYRLDLAPGKQWFELTVVRKPTEPGEEERFIAIARDITERKITEEAIQHLAFHDSLTGLPNRRLFNDRLHSALIASHRQQQHGALMFLDLDKFKQLNDTHGHDIGDLMLQEVSRRLLQNIRAVDTVARLGGDEFVVLVQALSADEIDARMHASTVGHKILASMNEPYWLNGRQHTTTPSIGIALFSGEVAPPNEILKQADIAMYHAKALGRNTLCFYDPDMPITHSKPA; from the coding sequence GTGTCGTCCGTTGACCTTTCGACACTGTTTGAGCACCTACCTATAGGTGCCTATCGCATTGCCCCTAATGGAAGTATCTGGCATGTGAATGCCGCCCTGCTTAGGCTCAACGGCTATGCATCCGAAAACGAGATGCGTAGAGACGTGGGCGAGGTTGTTCCTAACCCCTATGCCATACCTGCACGGCGCCAGGAATTCTTGGAACTGTTGTACAGCCGCGGCAGCATTACCAATTTCGAATCTGAAATGGTGCGCTATAAGAGCGGCGAGCACTGGTGGGCACGGGAGCATGCCCACACGGTGCGGGATGAAGATGGGAACCTCCTTTACTACGAAGGCACCATAGAAGATATCACCAGCGAGCGTGCTGCTCAGTTTCGCCTAGACCAAAGGGAGTCGCTGCTGTACAACGTGCTTCAGACCATCCCTGACCATGTATGGCTAAAAGACACCTCAGGTGTCTATGTGACTTGCAACGAGGCGTTTGCCGAACGTCTGAAGATCCAACCAGCGGCCCTCATTGGCACACGCGATGCCGATTGGGTCGGAGAAGAAATTGCGCAGCAATTCCTCACGACAGACCAACTCGTCATGCGCACTGGCACATCGGTGACATTTGAGGAAGGCTACGAGTCCACCATCAACCCCAAAGGCGAACTGCATGAAGTGGTCAAAACCCCCATGCGCGATGGGCTTGGCAACATCATTGGGGTGCTCGGCATGGCGCGCAGCATTCAACAACGCAAGGATGCTGAAGCCCTTTTACGCGACACAACTGAGCAACTCGAACTCGCCATTATGGGAGCCGACCTAGGCCGCTGGAACCATGACCTAACCCATGAGAAAGGCTACTTTCTGGACGAGCGGGCCTGCAAGATGCTGGGGCGTGACCCTCGTGAGAGCGAGAAAGGCCGGGCATGGGGACATCTCATCCACCCCGATGACTTAACTGCAACTTTGCAGGCCATGAGGGCACACTTGTCTGGCCACGCGGATGCCTATGAGGTGGACTATCGCGCTCGCCATACCGATGGCCATTGGATTTGGCTTAGTAGTCGCGGCAAAGTGGTGCAGTTTGACCGTGAAGGCAATCCACAGCGAATGGTTGGCACTCTCATGGATATTTCGGGGCGAAAGCAGGCTGAGGCCGAGCTGCGTGCTACACAGTCCGAGCTTCAGGCCACCCTCAATGCCCTGCCCGATCAACTGTTTGAACTCAGCGCCGATGGACGCTACCGCGCGGTGCATAGTCGGGAAGAAGAAGACACCCTCTATGCATCGAAGTTCATACTGAACAAAGTCGTCACCGAAGTATTGCCTAAAGACGCAGCAGAGGCATTTTTGTCGGCGCTGAATGAAGCGCAGGCCAAAGGTCGATCTACCGGGCATCAATACCGACTAGACCTAGCACCGGGCAAACAATGGTTTGAGTTGACGGTTGTGCGAAAACCCACCGAACCAGGTGAGGAAGAACGCTTCATTGCGATAGCCAGAGATATTACCGAGCGCAAGATTACCGAAGAAGCGATTCAGCATCTGGCGTTTCATGACAGTTTGACAGGGCTGCCCAACAGACGCCTTTTCAACGACCGCTTGCACAGCGCTTTGATTGCCAGCCATCGACAGCAGCAACATGGCGCTCTTATGTTTTTGGATTTGGACAAGTTCAAACAGCTCAACGACACCCACGGCCATGACATCGGCGACCTCATGCTGCAAGAAGTCTCGCGCCGCCTGCTGCAAAACATCAGGGCGGTAGACACCGTGGCACGGCTCGGTGGGGATGAGTTTGTCGTGCTGGTCCAAGCTTTGAGTGCCGATGAAATTGACGCGCGCATGCACGCGTCAACCGTAGGCCACAAGATCCTAGCGAGTATGAATGAACCCTACTGGCTCAACGGTAGACAGCACACCACTACACCGAGCATTGGTATCGCGCTCTTCAGTGGCGAGGTGGCGCCCCCCAACGAAATACTTAAGCAAGCTGACATTGCGATGTACCACGCAAAAGCCCTAGGACGAAACACCCTGTGTTTTTATGATCCCGATATGCCGATCACCCATAGCAAACCTGCGTAA
- a CDS encoding ABC transporter permease gives MNAYYLAILQGSALTVGVSLCALLVSIVLGLLGAAAKLSGRPVLVAAATVYTTIIRGVPDLVVMLLVFYGGTIGLNHLFELAGSKTVVDINPFVAGVLTIGFIYGAYMTETFRGAIIAIPKGQLEAAWAFGMGKVQAFFRITTPQMIRYALPGFTNNWLVLIKATALVSLIGLKEMTYIAKQASAATRSPFVFFLFTAALFLVYTTVSLYALRKLNARYSLGTKRGQM, from the coding sequence ATGAACGCCTACTACCTCGCAATCTTGCAAGGATCCGCATTGACAGTGGGAGTGTCTCTCTGTGCGTTGCTTGTTTCTATCGTATTGGGCTTGTTAGGTGCTGCCGCCAAACTGTCAGGCCGCCCAGTTTTGGTTGCCGCTGCAACCGTGTACACCACCATCATTCGTGGTGTGCCTGATTTGGTGGTCATGCTGCTAGTCTTTTATGGCGGTACCATCGGACTAAACCATCTTTTCGAGTTAGCCGGTAGCAAAACCGTTGTTGACATTAACCCCTTCGTGGCGGGTGTACTTACCATTGGATTCATCTACGGCGCATACATGACCGAAACTTTCCGCGGTGCCATCATCGCGATCCCTAAAGGCCAACTTGAGGCCGCCTGGGCGTTTGGCATGGGCAAGGTGCAAGCATTTTTCCGCATCACTACGCCGCAAATGATTCGCTATGCCCTGCCTGGGTTTACCAATAACTGGCTGGTCCTTATCAAAGCAACGGCCTTGGTAAGTTTGATCGGTCTCAAAGAAATGACCTATATAGCCAAGCAGGCGAGTGCCGCGACCCGTTCACCCTTTGTGTTTTTTCTGTTTACGGCAGCTTTGTTTCTGGTCTACACCACCGTTTCCTTATATGCACTGCGCAAGCTGAATGCGCGCTATAGCTTGGGTACAAAAAGAGGGCAAATGTAA
- a CDS encoding DMT family transporter translates to MLHTARLFLSGCNSFGERKIPRLAKYSVPYPQAPSSNHALEAAQFFTRQRNVFALATLCCLLWGSAFPAVKLGYTLFAIAKNDLASQLLFAGYRFLFAGLILLGIAFVSGKPLVRIPPGSWRRLWLLGFTQTTLQYVFFYTGLAHASGVKSAILNAVGTFFSVLLAHWIFHNDRLTLRKTLGCSLGFVGVMVVNLGGGGLAGWGFDFTLLGEGCIVMAAFVLSCASIYGKRVSQTMDSVVMTGYQLCMGGLILMGLGLGGGGALDQITFESGALLAYLAALSAAAFSVWSMLLKYNRVSTVTVFNFLIPIFGASLSALFLQESLLAWKNLLALVLVCLGIWAVTQDKAQRTRPRG, encoded by the coding sequence ATGCTGCATACCGCGAGGCTTTTTCTCAGTGGGTGCAACAGCTTTGGCGAGAGAAAGATACCCAGATTAGCCAAATACTCAGTGCCTTACCCCCAAGCACCAAGCAGTAACCACGCTTTGGAAGCAGCACAGTTCTTCACGCGTCAGCGCAACGTCTTCGCCCTAGCGACCCTTTGCTGCTTGCTCTGGGGTAGCGCCTTTCCAGCGGTTAAGCTGGGCTACACACTATTTGCCATTGCAAAAAATGACCTAGCCTCTCAACTGCTATTCGCAGGCTACCGGTTTCTGTTTGCGGGGCTGATCCTTTTAGGCATCGCTTTTGTCAGCGGGAAGCCCTTGGTGCGCATACCGCCTGGATCTTGGCGCAGATTATGGTTACTGGGATTCACGCAAACCACGTTGCAATACGTTTTCTTTTACACCGGACTGGCCCATGCCTCAGGGGTCAAGAGTGCCATTCTCAATGCAGTGGGTACTTTCTTTAGCGTACTCCTGGCCCATTGGATTTTTCACAATGATCGGCTAACGCTGCGCAAAACACTGGGCTGCAGTCTTGGATTTGTGGGGGTGATGGTCGTCAACCTCGGAGGGGGTGGCCTTGCGGGATGGGGCTTTGACTTCACGCTTCTAGGCGAAGGGTGCATCGTGATGGCAGCCTTCGTGCTGTCATGCGCGTCCATCTACGGGAAGCGCGTGTCCCAAACCATGGACTCGGTAGTCATGACTGGATATCAACTATGTATGGGTGGCCTAATCCTCATGGGCTTAGGACTAGGCGGTGGCGGTGCGTTGGATCAGATCACCTTCGAATCAGGGGCGCTCTTGGCTTATTTGGCAGCACTGTCTGCTGCGGCCTTTTCGGTTTGGAGCATGCTGCTGAAGTACAACCGTGTCAGCACTGTCACCGTGTTCAATTTCCTGATTCCTATTTTTGGCGCAAGTCTGTCTGCGCTGTTTCTGCAAGAAAGCCTGCTGGCTTGGAAGAACTTGCTTGCTTTGGTTTTGGTTTGCCTAGGCATTTGGGCTGTCACCCAAGACAAAGCCCAGCGCACACGCCCTAGGGGTTAG